One segment of Sinorhizobium mexicanum DNA contains the following:
- a CDS encoding TetR/AcrR family transcriptional regulator: protein MRRSEIRGHLLDTALRLFNEHGYHATGIDLIIAEAGVAKTTLYRHFETKEDLILTALERRDEEDRMAMRTFVERNASDPVDRLLATFDFLETTVRDKQFRGCMFMSAAGEHKDSVGPVFRAALMHKRLVLAYFEELAHAVRLAEPKRIAAEINLMHEGAVAVAQMTRTAEPVRLSKRMAGQLLAAEGRSPSARGEDAGRRTEAS from the coding sequence ATGCGCCGTTCAGAAATCCGCGGTCACCTGCTCGACACCGCGCTCCGGCTGTTCAACGAGCATGGCTATCACGCGACCGGCATCGACCTGATCATCGCCGAGGCGGGGGTGGCCAAGACGACGCTGTACCGGCACTTTGAAACCAAGGAAGACCTGATCCTGACAGCACTCGAACGGCGCGACGAGGAGGATCGCATGGCCATGCGCACCTTTGTCGAGCGGAACGCGAGCGATCCCGTCGACCGTCTTCTGGCGACGTTCGATTTTCTCGAAACCACGGTCCGCGATAAACAATTCCGCGGCTGCATGTTCATGAGCGCGGCGGGCGAACACAAGGACAGCGTCGGTCCGGTCTTCCGCGCCGCCTTGATGCATAAGCGCCTGGTGCTTGCCTATTTCGAGGAACTCGCCCATGCGGTGCGCTTGGCCGAGCCGAAGCGGATCGCAGCCGAGATCAATCTAATGCATGAGGGGGCGGTCGCCGTCGCACAGATGACCCGCACCGCCGAGCCGGTCCGGCTGTCCAAACGCATGGCGGGCCAGTTGCTTGCGGCGGAAGGGCGGTCTCCGTCAGCCCGGGGAGAGGACGCAGGCCGGCGAACGGAGGCTTCCTGA